In Sulfurimonas sp. hsl 1-7, the DNA window CACTCATAAATATGTTTACTATCAAATTATTCTCTTTGGCAAAAACGATCTCTTTTGAAAACTCTTTTTGATCACCTCCGTCACTAAAAAGAACGACACTCACTTTTTTCGCACTTGAGATCTTTCTTGCAAGTTCTAATGCAGGTAATACGGAACTCCCTTTTGTCAGGATCATATTTTGATCAAGTGAGCTAAACAGATGCAAAAGCAACTCGCTGTCTTGTGTCAGCGGGGAGAGGATAATCGCATTTGTAGTAAAACCTACTACACCAAAACGGCTCTTATGCTCATTCTTGACTAACTTTTCTAATTGTTGCTTTGCAAACTCCAGACGAGTCGGTTTGATATCATCTGATTGCATCGAGTATGAGAGGTCAATTCCCAAAACCACATCACTGAGTAACTCCTCGGATTTAATAGGTTTTTCTTCTATCACAGGTCTTGCAAGTGCTATAACAAGTAAAATGAAACTCACTACATATGCCAGCATTCTAAAACTTGAAAACTTTAAATCGTTTTTCACTAAGGCTACTACCAGAAACAACATCAGCCAAAAATATTCAGGACTTAAAAAATTCATCGTTTACTCTCCCGAAAGATCAAGTATAGAAGTAAAGCGATTGCTATCAATAAAACACTTTGATAAAGATAATCTTTTACTTTATACTGGCTTGATTTGATTTTTGAAGATTCTAAACTGTCTATCTCTTCATATATACTCTGCAATTCCGTAGCATTTTTAGCAGAGAAAAACTCCCCTCCACTTTTTTGTGCTATATGTTTCATTAAAGCGGAATCAGCCTCCCCTATCGCTATAGTGTATATCTTTATATTTTGCTCAACTGCAAGCGCTACACCCTCTTTTGGTGAAACTCTTCCGCTATTGTGTTCCCCGTCACTTAAAAGGATGATAACCTTGCTTTTTGCTTTTGAATGTTTAAAGGCTCGAACACTCATTGCAATCGCTTCCCCTATTGCGGTATTTTGTCCGGCCATCCCTTGTGTGAGATACTCTAACATCTCCACTACGACATTTTTCTCGTAAGTGATCGGGGAGGCGATAAAAGCGAAATCTCCATAAAGGACTACACCGACATTATCATTCACTCGTTTTTTGATAAACTCTTTAGCTAGATATTTACTCAGATCAAATCTACTGACATGTAAAGAGTCTTTAAATGCTTGTTCAAATGCTTCATCATCTTTTAAAAAGCCGCTTGCATTCATTGAACCGCTTCCATCAAGTGCTAAAACTATATCTTTACCAAACCTATTGTTTGGATTTGTTTTATCTACCTTGATGGGTGATGTTAATGTTATCAGTAATAGTACAAAGATAAGTACCTTTAAAAAAGACTCAATTTTAAAAAATCTTCTTCCTGACCTTAAAAGATGCAGATGTACAAAATATCTTTGTTTTATATGCTCTTTACATCTATATAGACACCATAAGATTGGCAACAATAAAAATATTAAATATGGGTATTCAAAATCATAGTAATTCATTAATGCTATTTTAGCGAAAACAACCTTTTTTAAAAAAATTAATATTTTTTTCTAAAAACCCTTGACATATAATTTCTTTTTGTCTATAATTCCAGCCTCTTAAATGAGAGAAACAAATGTCTCGTTAGCTCAGCTGGTAGAGCACGTCACTTTTAATGATGTGGCCGATGGTTCGAATCCATCACGGGACACCATTTACTACTATTGTTGGCCCCATCGTCTAGCGGTTAGGATCCATGGTTTTCATCCATGTTACCGGAGTTCGAGTCTCCGTGGGGTCACCATC includes these proteins:
- a CDS encoding VWA domain-containing protein, which gives rise to MNYYDFEYPYLIFLLLPILWCLYRCKEHIKQRYFVHLHLLRSGRRFFKIESFLKVLIFVLLLITLTSPIKVDKTNPNNRFGKDIVLALDGSGSMNASGFLKDDEAFEQAFKDSLHVSRFDLSKYLAKEFIKKRVNDNVGVVLYGDFAFIASPITYEKNVVVEMLEYLTQGMAGQNTAIGEAIAMSVRAFKHSKAKSKVIILLSDGEHNSGRVSPKEGVALAVEQNIKIYTIAIGEADSALMKHIAQKSGGEFFSAKNATELQSIYEEIDSLESSKIKSSQYKVKDYLYQSVLLIAIALLLYLIFRESKR